Proteins encoded within one genomic window of Leptolyngbya sp. CCY15150:
- a CDS encoding aldo/keto reductase, translating into MQYRRFGRTNLQIPVFSCGGMRYQHSWKDVPAFTIPRDRQDNLEATIRRSLEVGIHHIETARGYGTSEIQLGRILPTFPRQDLIVQTKVSPTKDPKEFRRTVETSLANLKLDHVDLLGLHGINTAELLDHSIRPGGCLEVAQQLQREGKVRFIGFSTHAPLPVILTAIETGQFDYVNLHWYYINQFNWPAIEAATRHDMGVFIISPSNKGGNLYSPPQKLVDLCQPLSPMVFNDLFCLNHPQVHTLSIGAARPGDFDEHLKTLDYLHRADEVLPPILERLEQEAIAQLGESWYRTWHEGLPDPSETPGGINIPVILWLRNLAIAYDMVEYGQMRYNLLGNGGHWFPGARAEQVDRLDFRTCLANSHHADRIPDALKDAHRRLGGKTVQRLSQS; encoded by the coding sequence ATGCAATATCGGCGTTTTGGACGGACAAACCTGCAAATTCCGGTGTTTTCCTGTGGCGGGATGCGCTACCAGCATTCGTGGAAAGACGTGCCCGCGTTCACCATTCCCCGCGATCGCCAAGACAACCTAGAAGCAACCATTCGGCGATCGCTGGAGGTGGGCATTCATCACATCGAAACCGCTCGGGGCTATGGCACTTCAGAAATCCAGCTTGGACGCATTCTGCCCACGTTTCCGCGCCAGGATTTAATCGTACAAACCAAGGTATCGCCCACCAAGGATCCCAAGGAGTTTCGCCGCACCGTGGAAACGTCGTTGGCCAACCTCAAGCTCGATCATGTAGATCTGCTGGGCCTGCATGGCATTAATACCGCCGAGTTGTTAGACCACAGCATTCGTCCTGGCGGCTGCCTAGAGGTCGCCCAGCAGCTTCAGCGCGAGGGCAAGGTACGCTTCATCGGTTTTTCAACCCATGCGCCCCTGCCGGTGATCCTCACGGCGATCGAGACCGGACAGTTTGACTATGTCAACCTGCATTGGTACTACATCAACCAGTTCAACTGGCCGGCCATTGAAGCCGCGACCCGCCACGATATGGGCGTTTTTATCATTAGCCCATCTAATAAAGGCGGCAACCTCTACAGTCCGCCCCAAAAGCTGGTGGATCTCTGCCAACCCCTGAGTCCAATGGTCTTCAACGATCTCTTCTGCCTCAACCATCCCCAAGTGCATACCCTCAGCATTGGCGCTGCCCGCCCAGGCGATTTTGATGAACACCTGAAAACCTTGGACTACCTGCACCGTGCCGATGAGGTGCTGCCCCCCATTCTGGAGCGATTGGAACAAGAAGCGATCGCTCAACTTGGAGAATCTTGGTACCGCACTTGGCACGAGGGGTTACCAGATCCAAGTGAAACCCCCGGGGGCATCAATATTCCCGTGATCCTTTGGCTGCGCAACCTAGCGATCGCCTACGACATGGTGGAGTATGGGCAAATGCGCTATAACCTCCTAGGCAACGGCGGGCATTGGTTTCCCGGAGCAAGAGCGGAACAGGTTGATCGCTTGGACTTCCGGACATGCCTAGCCAACAGCCACCATGCCGATCGCATTCCTGACGCCCTCAAAGATGCCCATCGACGCTTGGGCGGCAAAACCGTCCAGCGGCTTTCCCAAAGTTAG
- a CDS encoding ABC transporter substrate-binding protein, with the protein MMNGLGSLRRGGRSLAQLIGLFCLCLFLTVSCGGGSSTDSAATDSSANGRLTLGTTLTVRTVDPADTYEIFPGILLYNLGDRLYAYEPGTTDLVPQLATEMPQISDDGLTYTIPLRDDVTFHDGSPFNAEAMVFSIQRFMENGGRPAYLLSDKIASVEASGDYEITIQLSAPFAGFPSLLAFSGVTPVPPSAYEIGPGSFQPTSFIGTGPYKLSQIGADLVRLDVNEDYWGEAPANNGLDIQIFSSPANLFNAFRTNTVDIAYQTLDPDQISSLVREAETNNWQVEEAGSTVINYLVLNQKMEPYDNLDVRKAIASLIDRPLLNERVFQGQAEPLYSILPTSFSEYEPVFQEAYGDGDAEKAKAFLESAGFSEANPLPLEIWYISTSTTDGLAASTLEASIEQQVPGLVDVTLQGVESATAFENLGDGIYPTFILNWYPDFYDVDTFIHPFLHCDEGSPETGCTSGQTQAGGSFYYSDRVIDLVNQQRLESDVDARRAIIAELQQSLIEDVPYVPLWQKKDYAFSQPSVDGFSIQPTQQVLFWQLSKS; encoded by the coding sequence ATGATGAACGGTCTCGGTTCCTTGCGTCGGGGTGGGCGATCGCTCGCTCAGTTGATTGGATTATTCTGTCTGTGCCTGTTTCTCACCGTAAGCTGCGGAGGCGGTTCCTCCACCGATTCTGCCGCCACTGACAGCAGCGCTAACGGACGCCTCACCCTAGGCACAACCCTCACAGTACGCACGGTGGATCCAGCCGATACCTACGAAATTTTTCCCGGCATCTTGCTTTATAACTTGGGCGATCGCCTTTATGCCTACGAGCCAGGCACCACCGACCTCGTGCCCCAACTGGCTACCGAGATGCCCCAAATTAGCGACGATGGGCTCACCTACACCATTCCCCTGCGCGACGACGTCACCTTTCATGACGGCAGCCCCTTCAATGCCGAGGCCATGGTCTTTTCCATCCAGCGGTTTATGGAGAATGGCGGTCGCCCTGCCTACCTGTTGTCCGATAAAATTGCCTCTGTGGAAGCCAGCGGCGACTACGAGATCACCATTCAACTCTCGGCCCCCTTTGCCGGCTTTCCCTCCCTCCTAGCCTTCTCTGGCGTCACCCCTGTGCCCCCCAGCGCCTACGAGATTGGCCCCGGCTCCTTTCAGCCCACCTCCTTCATCGGCACCGGCCCCTACAAGCTCAGCCAGATAGGAGCCGACCTGGTGCGCCTTGATGTGAATGAAGACTACTGGGGCGAGGCACCGGCCAATAACGGGTTAGACATTCAGATTTTCTCCAGCCCTGCCAACTTATTCAACGCCTTTAGAACCAACACCGTTGATATTGCTTACCAAACCCTGGATCCTGATCAAATCAGCAGCTTGGTGCGCGAGGCAGAAACCAACAACTGGCAGGTGGAAGAGGCGGGCAGCACCGTGATCAACTATCTGGTGCTCAACCAAAAGATGGAGCCCTACGATAATCTGGATGTGAGAAAGGCGATCGCCTCCTTGATTGACCGGCCCCTGTTGAACGAACGGGTTTTCCAAGGGCAGGCAGAACCGCTCTACAGCATTTTGCCCACCAGCTTCTCGGAATATGAGCCCGTGTTTCAAGAGGCCTATGGCGATGGCGACGCTGAGAAAGCCAAAGCTTTTCTAGAATCCGCTGGATTTTCCGAAGCCAATCCCCTACCGCTAGAAATTTGGTACATTTCCACCTCCACCACCGACGGCTTGGCCGCCAGCACCCTAGAGGCATCCATTGAACAACAGGTGCCCGGTCTGGTGGACGTGACCCTCCAGGGCGTAGAATCTGCCACCGCATTTGAAAATCTCGGGGATGGCATCTATCCCACCTTTATCCTCAACTGGTACCCCGACTTCTACGACGTCGATACCTTCATTCATCCCTTCCTCCACTGTGATGAAGGTTCGCCAGAAACCGGCTGTACCTCAGGACAAACCCAGGCAGGCGGCTCGTTCTACTACAGCGATCGCGTCATTGACTTGGTCAATCAGCAGCGCCTAGAGTCGGATGTGGACGCTCGCCGGGCGATTATTGCCGAGCTACAGCAGAGCCTGATCGAGGATGTTCCCTATGTGCCGCTGTGGCAGAAAAAGGACTATGCCTTCAGCCAGCCTAGTGTGGATGGATTTTCCATTCAGCCCACACAACAGGTGCTATTCTGGCAACTTAGTAAGTCTTAG
- a CDS encoding ABC transporter permease: MSRSSALRYYVLSRLLLAPLMLWTVITIVFLLLRVSGNPVDATLGPRAPESAKEALRIELGLDAPLWLQYVRYLGALLQLDLGTSIVNRGQTVWQIIRDYFPATVELTLLSMLVSVVVGVAIGSLAASRPNTAVDAGGRLFGIITYAVPMYWFGMVLQLVFGVWLGWFPTSLRYTPGLSPAPGFTGLYVIDSLVQGRFDQLGIALHHLALPSLTLGILLSGIFERMVRINLKQTLRSDYVEAARARGIPEYRVVLIHALRNALIPVVTVLGLTIASLLGGAILTEATFSWPGLAFRLYEAIRMRDYPVVQGIMVFFGAIVAIASIAIDILNAYIDPRIRY; this comes from the coding sequence ATGTCCCGCTCTAGCGCCCTACGGTACTACGTTCTATCTCGGTTGCTCTTAGCGCCCCTGATGCTGTGGACGGTGATCACCATTGTGTTTTTGCTGCTGCGGGTCAGCGGCAATCCCGTTGATGCCACCCTCGGCCCCCGTGCGCCAGAAAGCGCCAAGGAAGCACTGCGGATAGAGCTGGGCCTAGATGCGCCCCTGTGGCTGCAATATGTGCGATATCTGGGTGCTTTGCTCCAGCTTGATCTGGGCACTTCTATTGTCAATCGGGGGCAAACCGTTTGGCAGATCATCCGTGACTACTTTCCCGCCACGGTGGAGCTAACGCTGTTGAGTATGCTGGTGTCGGTGGTGGTCGGGGTGGCGATCGGATCCCTGGCCGCCTCCCGGCCCAACACGGCGGTCGATGCCGGGGGGCGGCTGTTTGGCATCATCACCTATGCTGTGCCCATGTACTGGTTTGGCATGGTGCTGCAGCTTGTGTTTGGCGTGTGGCTGGGCTGGTTTCCTACCAGCTTGCGCTACACCCCCGGTCTTAGCCCTGCCCCTGGCTTCACGGGGCTTTACGTCATCGATAGTTTAGTCCAAGGACGATTTGACCAACTGGGCATCGCCCTGCATCACCTAGCCCTGCCTAGTTTGACCCTAGGAATCTTACTCAGCGGCATTTTTGAACGCATGGTGCGGATTAACCTCAAGCAAACCCTGCGGTCAGACTACGTGGAAGCGGCGCGGGCCAGGGGCATTCCCGAATATCGGGTTGTGCTCATCCATGCCCTGCGCAATGCCTTAATTCCAGTGGTCACGGTCTTGGGGCTAACCATTGCCTCCCTCCTCGGGGGAGCCATTCTCACCGAAGCCACCTTTTCCTGGCCAGGACTAGCCTTCCGGTTATACGAGGCGATCCGGATGCGCGATTACCCGGTTGTACAAGGAATCATGGTATTTTTTGGAGCCATTGTAGCGATCGCCAGCATTGCGATTGATATTCTCAACGCCTACATCGATCCACGCATCCGCTATTAG